Proteins from a genomic interval of Treponema succinifaciens DSM 2489:
- a CDS encoding Smr/MutS family protein: protein MDFGDILSQWDSIQKNHVPKNKGPQICRKKANAPTKEEKEAARQGYSYEQIMDQNSQKRINPMELWLRRYGTVDKDKAFEENARQEKLNDINYLKTLAPEATIDLHQLTREEAWDKLKIFVDSCYIRKLKKILIIHGKGNHSHGTDPVLGQLVRLFIEQDKRLGTSGHPDRNHGGSGATWVIIKN, encoded by the coding sequence ATGGATTTTGGTGATATTTTGTCGCAGTGGGATTCTATTCAGAAGAATCATGTTCCAAAAAATAAAGGTCCTCAAATTTGCCGTAAAAAAGCAAATGCTCCTACAAAAGAAGAAAAAGAAGCCGCGCGTCAAGGTTATTCTTACGAGCAGATTATGGATCAGAACAGCCAGAAGCGCATAAATCCGATGGAACTTTGGCTTAGGCGATACGGTACGGTAGACAAAGACAAGGCTTTTGAAGAAAATGCGCGTCAGGAAAAACTTAATGATATAAATTATTTAAAGACGCTTGCTCCAGAAGCTACAATAGATTTGCATCAGCTTACAAGAGAAGAAGCGTGGGACAAACTTAAGATTTTTGTTGACAGCTGCTACATCCGGAAACTCAAGAAAATTCTTATCATCCACGGAAAAGGAAATCACAGCCATGGAACAGATCCAGTTCTTGGGCAACTTGTGCGGCTTTTTATTGAGCAGGACAAGCGTCTTGGAACTTCCGGCCATCCAGACAGAAATCACGGCGGCTCTGGAGCAACTTGGGTGATAATAAAAAATTAG
- a CDS encoding DnaJ domain-containing protein produces the protein MEDLYKILNVEKNASAEEIKKAYRNLAFKFHPDRNPGDKSAEENFKKINEAYSVLGDEIKRRQYDQYNMNGFSENFQQNGGFYQGDPFADFFNNRNYQYTYTYSSKNSESKKGFSLIGFFLSIVQILFCFLGFTTVGRWSFLLGILFFIGLVNGIKSAAGNLKWILAE, from the coding sequence ATGGAAGATTTGTATAAAATTTTGAATGTTGAAAAAAATGCCTCTGCGGAAGAAATCAAAAAAGCCTATAGAAATTTAGCATTTAAATTTCATCCAGACAGAAATCCAGGCGATAAATCCGCGGAAGAAAATTTCAAAAAGATAAACGAAGCTTATTCAGTTTTAGGAGATGAAATAAAACGCCGCCAGTACGACCAGTACAACATGAATGGCTTTTCTGAAAATTTTCAGCAGAACGGCGGATTTTATCAAGGCGACCCTTTTGCAGATTTTTTTAACAACAGAAATTATCAGTACACTTACACTTATTCTTCAAAAAATTCAGAGAGCAAAAAAGGCTTTTCTTTAATAGGATTTTTCTTAAGCATAGTTCAGATTTTGTTCTGCTTCTTGGGATTTACCACAGTCGGCAGATGGAGTTTTTTGCTTGGCATTTTATTTTTTATTGGACTAGTCAATGGAATAAAATCAGCGGCAGGAAATTTAAAATGGATTCTTGCTGAATAA
- the rnhA gene encoding ribonuclease HI, with protein MENNSGIVVYTDGGCRGNPGCGGWGCVIIDGEKEYKFSGGEKLTTNNRMELMAAISALNSIAENTLWKNQHISVYSDSQYVKNGITSWIQNWKKNGWKTSAKKPVLNKDLWVQLDSVYNLLDIEWKWVKGHAGVKYNEICDELCNMEMDKQG; from the coding sequence ATGGAAAATAATTCAGGCATTGTTGTTTACACAGATGGCGGTTGCCGCGGAAATCCTGGCTGCGGAGGTTGGGGTTGCGTTATAATTGACGGCGAAAAAGAATACAAATTTTCCGGCGGAGAAAAACTTACAACAAACAACCGCATGGAACTTATGGCTGCAATTAGCGCGCTAAATTCAATTGCCGAAAATACGCTTTGGAAAAATCAGCATATTTCAGTTTATTCAGACAGTCAGTATGTAAAAAACGGAATAACTTCTTGGATTCAAAACTGGAAAAAAAACGGCTGGAAAACTTCTGCAAAGAAACCTGTTCTTAATAAAGATTTGTGGGTTCAGCTTGATTCGGTTTACAATCTTCTTGACATCGAATGGAAATGGGTCAAAGGCCATGCGGGCGTAAAGTACAACGAAATTTGCGATGAACTTTGCAATATGGAAATGGACAAGCAAGGGTAA
- a CDS encoding flagellar basal body-associated FliL family protein — protein MNLNKLNRFLFALAAAILLTIIIVTIAFYIFTKENPASAYRKSDPSPKKITNMNTGKEKSMNAFTDIGQLRIFTKQISEKDEQVVIVVSPWFSYPAEDKALFEELSLKERQIKSIFTNYFSALTFSQIRAKGENLIKEELLQKINENLVMGQIRAVYFNDYIFIE, from the coding sequence ATGAATCTGAATAAATTGAATAGATTTCTTTTTGCACTGGCAGCCGCAATTCTTCTTACAATAATAATTGTTACAATTGCATTTTATATATTCACAAAAGAAAATCCTGCGAGCGCATACAGAAAATCAGATCCAAGTCCAAAAAAAATCACAAACATGAACACAGGAAAAGAAAAAAGCATGAATGCGTTTACGGACATCGGGCAGCTTAGGATTTTCACAAAACAAATTTCAGAAAAAGACGAGCAAGTTGTAATCGTTGTTTCCCCATGGTTTTCGTACCCTGCGGAAGACAAGGCTTTATTTGAAGAACTTTCACTAAAGGAACGGCAGATAAAATCGATTTTTACAAACTATTTTTCCGCGCTCACTTTCAGCCAAATCCGGGCAAAAGGAGAAAATTTAATAAAAGAAGAACTGCTTCAAAAAATAAACGAAAATCTTGTAATGGGACAAATCCGAGCGGTTTATTTCAATGATTATATCTTTATAGAGTAA
- the hflX gene encoding GTPase HflX, translating to MIEIQQEQERKVKCLLVGAPDKKNGNPEPKELQSLVQTLDMEIAGTIVLTRIEPTPAYGMGTGKAQEIVDKAKEVFADCIVFDWEIDPSKQRNWEKLANMPVFDRNEVIIRIFDSRAQTKEASLQVELAKLQYSLPRLSHTYGDMARQRGGSFGNKGSGETQLELDRRQIEDKIVQIKKELAQVAINRNIQRKQRERTATATCSLVGYTNAGKSSLLNALTGADVLVENKLFATLDPTTRKFALSEASSVLMTDTVGFISNLPHTLIDAFKSTLEETSLSDFLLIVVDASDPDCEKQYQQVQKVLKEIHAEEIPQTVVLNKFDLVKEKFITVSQLNKAFPNAIHASAKTELGFEEIISVLTENLLGTKRKFKIPMEKADLVELARKNGTIEKEEWLENFIELTARIPGTFDETGNATTRTLSLLKEFIV from the coding sequence ATGATTGAAATTCAGCAAGAGCAAGAACGCAAAGTAAAATGTCTTTTAGTCGGCGCGCCAGACAAGAAAAACGGAAATCCAGAGCCAAAGGAACTACAAAGTCTAGTGCAGACGCTGGACATGGAAATTGCCGGCACAATTGTACTTACACGCATAGAGCCAACTCCCGCCTACGGAATGGGAACAGGAAAAGCGCAGGAAATAGTAGATAAGGCAAAGGAAGTTTTTGCGGACTGCATAGTTTTTGACTGGGAAATAGATCCGTCCAAGCAGCGCAACTGGGAAAAACTTGCCAATATGCCGGTTTTTGACAGAAACGAAGTAATAATAAGAATTTTTGATTCACGCGCGCAGACAAAAGAAGCAAGCCTTCAGGTAGAACTTGCAAAACTTCAGTATTCACTTCCAAGATTAAGCCACACTTACGGAGACATGGCGCGACAAAGAGGCGGCTCATTCGGAAACAAAGGAAGCGGCGAAACTCAGCTGGAACTTGACCGCCGTCAAATAGAAGATAAAATCGTTCAGATAAAAAAAGAACTTGCACAAGTCGCAATAAACAGGAACATTCAGCGTAAGCAAAGGGAACGAACCGCAACCGCAACTTGTTCTTTGGTTGGATACACAAATGCCGGAAAGTCAAGCCTGCTAAATGCGCTCACAGGGGCGGATGTTCTTGTAGAAAACAAGCTTTTTGCAACGCTAGATCCAACCACAAGAAAATTCGCACTTTCGGAAGCCTCGTCTGTTTTAATGACGGACACAGTCGGATTTATTTCAAATCTTCCGCATACTTTAATCGACGCATTCAAATCCACGCTGGAAGAAACCTCGCTTTCTGATTTTCTTTTGATTGTGGTTGACGCTTCTGACCCTGACTGCGAAAAACAATATCAGCAAGTGCAGAAAGTTCTAAAGGAAATTCACGCTGAAGAAATTCCGCAGACTGTTGTCTTGAACAAATTCGATCTTGTAAAAGAAAAGTTCATCACGGTTTCACAGCTGAACAAGGCATTTCCAAACGCAATTCATGCAAGCGCAAAAACAGAACTCGGATTTGAAGAAATAATTTCGGTGCTTACAGAAAATCTTCTTGGCACAAAACGGAAATTCAAAATCCCAATGGAAAAAGCCGACTTGGTTGAGCTTGCAAGAAAAAACGGAACAATTGAAAAAGAAGAATGGCTTGAAAATTTTATCGAGCTGACCGCAAGAATTCCTGGAACATTCGATGAAACCGGAAATGCGACAACAAGAACGCTTTCTTTGCTAAAGGAATTTATTGTATGA
- a CDS encoding acyl-CoA thioesterase has protein sequence MTYTTNLTVRSYECDSYSHVNNAVYLNYLETARMDYLHQIGFNYKGIVEAGYYLYITHIDIFYKNSAFLDDNLIIETTPVKLGAVSGTFHQTIKKEDGHICAEADVTWASVKNNAPARLPKEFIVDGLRP, from the coding sequence ATGACTTACACAACAAATCTTACAGTCCGCTCTTACGAATGCGACAGCTACAGCCACGTAAACAACGCGGTTTATTTAAATTATCTTGAAACAGCGCGCATGGATTATCTGCACCAGATTGGATTCAACTACAAGGGAATTGTAGAAGCCGGCTATTATCTTTACATAACGCACATTGATATTTTCTACAAGAATTCAGCGTTTCTTGATGACAACCTGATAATCGAAACAACTCCTGTAAAACTTGGAGCTGTAAGCGGAACTTTTCATCAGACTATAAAAAAAGAAGACGGACACATTTGCGCGGAAGCTGATGTAACTTGGGCTTCTGTAAAGAACAATGCGCCTGCCCGCCTTCCAAAAGAATTTATTGTAGACGGACTTCGACCGTAA
- a CDS encoding DUF5312 family protein: MGNRNFFKDLLNSFFGGNSPEAAKKRALKNIAKNLSKTKYHFYKTSSNEIDPSFAKFFYEIYKAISPAQAMIQSINPKAFKRIVIDNSLSDKQLESLGNISELAIIDAAKKKPLKEVFEQTKLYMDAFSSEFDSNKISAIDGVYTKLMGFVNFVQFDYFFMLKKFDSSLKEHNFSNPPRFIPISGTYVLEDLKNFMDVAWSLPFDSSWDEVFKLIKKVKGVDPVSPGVWKKILARIRYLKENRIVEMLIQLISEDPSYNEVYAAKDLYIVDDFITEVKKQAENTLTALKEKQTEGKIEVLLNQIFGTTQIEKLKFYTEAGSAPFERKEIGKFEYCEPLSYLKKFILDYVKKDVKELSDILLVRGEWANQELAAPMSEAFHQLVENADKIIALDNSLDDSVDLGLKMKTHLPRTERDKESRNIIHSTLNFVNTSAAKIILGSVNLFITYGKNLKMVLEDCIKPHPTLIRNWKDIDHFAEGKLKQMCISVYKEFFSFVSLMQNFHIEVNEDA, translated from the coding sequence ATGGGGAATCGAAACTTTTTTAAGGACTTGCTCAATTCATTCTTTGGAGGAAACAGTCCAGAGGCCGCAAAAAAACGCGCCTTAAAAAACATTGCAAAAAATCTTTCTAAAACTAAGTATCATTTTTACAAGACTTCTTCTAATGAAATAGATCCAAGTTTTGCAAAATTCTTCTATGAAATATATAAAGCAATTTCGCCGGCACAGGCAATGATTCAATCTATAAATCCGAAAGCATTTAAGCGGATTGTAATCGACAATTCCCTTTCGGATAAACAACTGGAATCACTGGGAAACATCTCGGAGCTTGCAATTATAGACGCTGCAAAGAAAAAGCCGCTAAAAGAAGTTTTCGAGCAGACAAAACTTTATATGGACGCCTTTTCCTCAGAATTCGACAGCAACAAAATTTCTGCCATTGACGGCGTTTACACAAAACTCATGGGCTTTGTAAATTTTGTGCAGTTCGATTATTTCTTTATGCTCAAAAAATTTGACAGTTCGCTTAAAGAACACAACTTTTCTAATCCACCGAGATTCATACCAATAAGCGGAACTTATGTTCTTGAAGACTTGAAAAATTTCATGGATGTCGCCTGGTCGCTTCCGTTTGATTCTTCTTGGGATGAAGTTTTTAAGCTGATAAAGAAAGTAAAAGGCGTGGATCCGGTATCGCCGGGCGTTTGGAAAAAAATTCTTGCACGAATCCGCTATTTAAAGGAAAACAGAATTGTGGAAATGCTCATTCAGCTCATTTCCGAAGATCCGTCTTACAACGAAGTTTACGCAGCAAAAGATTTGTACATTGTTGACGATTTTATCACGGAAGTAAAAAAGCAGGCGGAAAACACTTTGACTGCTCTAAAAGAAAAGCAGACAGAAGGAAAAATTGAAGTTTTGCTGAACCAAATTTTTGGAACAACCCAGATAGAAAAACTCAAATTTTATACAGAAGCAGGAAGCGCGCCTTTTGAACGCAAGGAAATAGGAAAGTTTGAATACTGTGAACCGCTTTCATATTTAAAGAAATTTATTCTCGACTATGTAAAAAAAGATGTAAAGGAACTTTCTGACATTCTTCTTGTCCGCGGTGAATGGGCAAACCAGGAGTTGGCAGCTCCAATGAGCGAGGCTTTCCATCAGCTTGTTGAAAACGCAGACAAAATCATAGCTTTGGACAACAGCCTTGACGACAGTGTTGATCTCGGCTTAAAAATGAAAACTCATCTTCCGCGAACCGAACGAGACAAGGAATCAAGAAACATAATTCATTCAACACTGAATTTTGTAAACACATCCGCAGCAAAAATCATTCTTGGCTCTGTAAATCTTTTCATTACTTATGGAAAAAACCTTAAAATGGTTCTTGAAGACTGCATAAAGCCGCATCCAACTTTAATAAGAAACTGGAAAGACATAGACCACTTTGCAGAAGGAAAACTCAAGCAAATGTGCATCAGCGTATACAAGGAATTTTTTTCTTTTGTTTCCCTTATGCAGAATTTCCACATTGAAGTAAACGAAGACGCTTAA
- a CDS encoding peptidase U32 family protein, whose protein sequence is MTELLAPAGNIEALDAAIGEGADAVYMGLKSFNARLRSSNFAWNQFEAAVQSVHRLGKKIYVTVNTVCEENETERLYRFLSYLNKIGPDGIIVQDFGVIRMCQEFFPDLELHASTQMNVESAAAANLLCKQGVKRVVVARELGLEEIRAIKSKTNAEIEMFIHGALCVSESGLCLFSSYLGGKSANRGVCTQACRRIYSAEIPGTVANGYYFSPCDLELISHVPELMEAGVDSFKIEGRMKSAEYVGAVTAAYRYVMDHWHEDKKGSIAEGKRILSTDFARSKTDYWYGFKSVEEGVDSAGEKILNPKQAGGTGIFLGKINQTRPASASEKEQYASSLERKQEFSIQMATISGGDYNPDPGDSIRLHKKDDTGRESHKIRVLSEDEKGSRWIDIPSGFSKGDSVYLLQTKSMSKRYKRVLPSDLSKFRKQPGPERLPVLDLTPLAKNELNWFPEGLYIQVSTVADAHIVSSLHPVRLIIELNSETSYDLLNKDSPAKPLLPYSKKMLVISLDPFFAEGKSEEFENVVSVLVEKGYSTFIVNNIAHINILKKYKVKLIAGPYLYTFNRWAVSFLENSNIMALQSPAENSEKNLEAIFENSAERSRVLVSVFSYPVLFRMRFKLPGDYDFTYFSDKEGMGFKVNSTPDGSFVMPEYPFSLLDKMETLKSKGWTHQIIDFSKTKILKSDIRNLVSIIQKHEFIEGASRFNWKNGFYNPEKMEAYQAAQARNAQASKDNKKRK, encoded by the coding sequence ATGACAGAATTATTAGCTCCTGCGGGAAATATTGAAGCGCTTGATGCTGCTATAGGCGAAGGCGCGGATGCAGTTTATATGGGTTTGAAGAGTTTTAATGCAAGACTTAGGTCTTCAAATTTTGCCTGGAATCAGTTTGAGGCTGCTGTTCAAAGCGTGCATCGGCTTGGCAAGAAAATTTATGTAACTGTAAATACTGTTTGTGAAGAAAACGAAACAGAACGTCTTTATAGATTTCTTTCATATTTAAATAAAATCGGGCCGGATGGAATAATTGTTCAGGATTTTGGTGTAATAAGAATGTGCCAGGAATTTTTTCCGGACTTGGAGCTTCATGCATCAACCCAGATGAATGTGGAAAGCGCGGCGGCTGCAAATCTTTTGTGCAAGCAGGGGGTAAAGCGTGTTGTTGTTGCCCGTGAGCTTGGTCTTGAGGAAATCCGAGCGATAAAATCAAAGACAAATGCCGAAATTGAAATGTTTATTCATGGCGCGCTTTGTGTAAGTGAGTCAGGGCTTTGTCTTTTTTCAAGCTATCTTGGCGGAAAATCAGCTAACCGCGGAGTTTGCACTCAAGCTTGCCGCAGAATTTATTCAGCTGAAATTCCCGGAACTGTTGCGAACGGTTATTATTTTTCACCTTGCGACTTGGAGCTTATTTCCCATGTTCCAGAATTGATGGAAGCCGGAGTTGACAGCTTTAAAATTGAAGGCAGAATGAAAAGCGCAGAATATGTTGGAGCTGTTACCGCTGCCTACCGTTATGTAATGGATCATTGGCACGAAGATAAAAAAGGCTCTATTGCGGAAGGAAAGAGAATTTTAAGCACAGATTTTGCGCGCTCAAAAACCGATTATTGGTACGGCTTTAAATCTGTGGAAGAAGGAGTTGATTCAGCTGGCGAAAAAATTTTGAATCCAAAGCAAGCTGGAGGAACTGGAATTTTCCTTGGAAAAATAAATCAGACAAGACCGGCTTCTGCTTCTGAAAAAGAGCAATATGCATCTTCTTTGGAACGAAAACAAGAGTTTTCTATTCAAATGGCGACAATTTCTGGCGGCGACTACAATCCTGATCCGGGAGACAGCATCCGGCTTCATAAAAAAGATGACACAGGCCGCGAAAGCCACAAAATCCGCGTTCTTTCCGAAGATGAAAAAGGCTCAAGATGGATTGATATCCCTTCTGGATTTTCCAAGGGAGACAGCGTCTATCTTTTGCAGACAAAATCCATGTCCAAGCGTTATAAAAGAGTTCTTCCGTCCGACCTTTCAAAGTTTAGAAAACAGCCCGGTCCGGAACGTCTTCCTGTTTTGGATCTTACTCCGCTTGCAAAAAATGAGCTTAACTGGTTTCCAGAAGGTCTTTATATTCAGGTTTCGACTGTGGCGGACGCGCATATTGTTTCTTCGCTTCATCCTGTGCGGCTTATAATTGAGCTTAATTCTGAAACAAGTTACGACCTTTTAAACAAAGATTCGCCTGCAAAACCATTGCTTCCGTACAGCAAAAAAATGCTTGTGATTTCGCTTGATCCGTTTTTTGCTGAAGGAAAATCAGAGGAATTTGAAAATGTTGTTTCAGTTCTTGTGGAAAAAGGATATTCAACTTTTATTGTAAACAATATTGCGCATATAAATATCCTGAAAAAATACAAGGTGAAGTTGATTGCCGGTCCTTACCTTTATACTTTTAACCGCTGGGCTGTAAGTTTCCTTGAAAACAGCAATATTATGGCATTGCAGTCTCCTGCGGAAAATTCTGAAAAAAATCTTGAAGCCATTTTTGAAAATTCTGCGGAACGCTCGCGCGTTCTAGTTAGCGTTTTCTCTTATCCTGTTTTGTTCCGAATGAGATTCAAGCTTCCGGGCGATTATGATTTTACTTATTTCAGCGACAAGGAAGGCATGGGATTTAAAGTGAATTCAACGCCGGACGGTTCGTTTGTAATGCCGGAATATCCGTTCAGTCTTTTAGACAAAATGGAAACCTTGAAAAGCAAAGGATGGACGCATCAGATCATAGATTTTTCAAAGACAAAAATTTTAAAGAGCGACATAAGAAACCTTGTTTCGATTATCCAAAAGCATGAATTTATAGAAGGAGCTTCCCGCTTTAACTGGAAAAATGGATTTTATAATCCTGAAAAAATGGAAGCTTATCAGGCAGCTCAGGCTAGAAATGCCCAGGCTTCAAAAGACAATAAAAAGCGGAAATAG
- a CDS encoding phage tail protein, which produces MSDDSKLRAYLFTVEIDGIETARFQKCEGLEAETYVYEVEEGGLNHTTRKFRGRTRFPNLILEKGITENDSLFNWFKETCLENKKLERKNGSVALKDTEGNEVKRWNFFRAFPCRWIGPKLVTNLGSDFAVERIEIAHEGVEVDNDSEPFELKIDTSKWIAQVGISDMPFFDNYGNPSSDPYVVTGQNIGEPDVIPASTKITDAAENHLGEDYYDSNSCDEWATKVIKEAGYYPEDYQLENTDQTVKQHINALQATGADYSQTSDNSAYVVFMGDGTKPYTIGHEHAGLLVTDSSGKVSFYHSSANNEGTVSMVETYDSVSEFQNDFAYSSFYYQEIN; this is translated from the coding sequence ATGTCAGATGATTCAAAACTAAGGGCTTACTTGTTTACTGTGGAGATTGACGGAATAGAGACAGCCAGGTTCCAGAAATGCGAGGGGCTTGAGGCCGAGACCTATGTCTATGAAGTTGAAGAGGGAGGCCTGAACCACACCACAAGAAAGTTCAGGGGAAGGACGCGGTTTCCAAATTTAATCCTTGAGAAAGGGATAACTGAGAACGACTCGCTTTTCAACTGGTTCAAGGAGACGTGCCTTGAGAACAAGAAGCTGGAAAGAAAGAACGGGTCAGTGGCGCTAAAAGACACAGAAGGAAACGAAGTGAAAAGATGGAATTTCTTCCGTGCCTTTCCCTGCCGCTGGATAGGTCCGAAGCTGGTGACAAATCTTGGGAGCGACTTTGCGGTTGAAAGAATAGAGATAGCGCACGAAGGTGTCGAAGTTGATAATGATTCTGAACCTTTTGAATTAAAAATTGATACAAGCAAATGGATTGCACAGGTAGGAATCTCAGATATGCCTTTTTTTGATAATTATGGAAATCCAAGCTCTGATCCTTATGTCGTAACCGGACAAAATATTGGAGAACCGGATGTTATTCCCGCATCTACAAAAATAACTGATGCTGCTGAAAATCATTTAGGCGAAGATTACTATGATAGTAATAGCTGTGACGAATGGGCTACAAAAGTAATTAAAGAAGCTGGTTATTATCCGGAAGATTATCAGTTAGAAAATACCGATCAAACCGTAAAACAGCATATAAATGCATTACAAGCTACAGGAGCAGATTACTCTCAAACGTCAGATAATTCTGCTTATGTAGTATTTATGGGAGATGGAACAAAGCCATATACAATAGGACATGAACATGCAGGTTTACTTGTCACAGATTCATCTGGCAAAGTTTCTTTTTATCATTCTTCAGCCAATAATGAAGGTACAGTTTCTATGGTGGAAACTTATGATTCTGTTTCAGAATTTCAGAATGATTTTGCCTATTCATCTTTTTATTACCAGGAGATTAACTAA
- a CDS encoding WG repeat-containing protein: MKSKRFFYILSLICLFQFPCKADDFPSTSKIKVIKNYNTYTFLDENENVLFTKQLKRFYGFTEGYAAVALMNFDSAILDENGNISDIHFEQLGQKFSEGKNFAMFLDGTTGVIDTKGNILFKIKVEFDECGALAATNFSNGKAFVKESRETGVVWHLIDDKGNKLKEFNNISGLSYFYSGWIKVRVQESSSWKWNYLDSNGNFISTINFDDAYNFVDGKAKVKIGIEEFFINENGKRLIN; encoded by the coding sequence ATGAAAAGCAAGCGATTTTTTTATATTCTTTCTCTTATATGTTTATTTCAATTTCCCTGTAAAGCAGATGATTTTCCATCTACTTCAAAAATCAAAGTTATAAAAAACTATAATACCTACACATTTTTAGATGAAAATGAAAATGTTCTTTTTACAAAACAGTTAAAAAGATTCTATGGATTCACCGAAGGCTATGCTGCTGTAGCACTTATGAATTTTGACAGTGCGATTCTTGATGAAAATGGAAATATATCAGATATTCACTTTGAGCAGTTAGGTCAAAAATTTTCAGAAGGGAAAAATTTCGCAATGTTTTTAGACGGAACGACAGGTGTTATAGATACTAAAGGTAATATTCTTTTTAAGATTAAGGTAGAATTTGATGAATGCGGAGCTCTTGCTGCAACTAATTTTTCAAATGGAAAAGCCTTTGTCAAGGAATCCAGAGAAACAGGAGTAGTCTGGCATTTAATTGATGATAAAGGAAATAAATTAAAAGAATTTAATAATATATCTGGTCTAAGTTATTTTTATAGTGGTTGGATAAAAGTACGAGTTCAAGAAAGTTCGTCCTGGAAATGGAATTACTTAGATAGTAATGGGAATTTTATTTCAACTATTAATTTTGATGATGCTTATAACTTTGTCGATGGAAAAGCTAAAGTTAAAATTGGTATAGAAGAATTTTTCATCAACGAAAATGGCAAACGCTTGATAAATTAA
- a CDS encoding phage tail protein, whose product MERKNGSVVLKDTEGNEVKRWNFYRAFPCRWIGPKLVTNLGSDFAVERIEIAHEGLSVDGN is encoded by the coding sequence CTGGAAAGAAAGAACGGGTCGGTGGTGCTAAAAGACACAGAGGGGAACGAGGTGAAAAGATGGAATTTCTACCGTGCCTTTCCATGCCGGTGGATAGGACCAAAACTGGTTACAAATCTTGGGAGCGACTTTGCAGTTGAAAGAATAGAGATAGCGCACGAAGGCCTGTCTGTAGACGGAAACTAG
- a CDS encoding CIS tube protein, with amino-acid sequence MGERKRLSMELFFDTFEEMADVRQYTSKVEELMLVNAQEHRPPVLRFSWSSLSFDCVLEDLVQRFTVFGDDGTPLRAICKVVFKEYATATTQLSNTRRESADHTKRMALREGETLSSLSAREYNDCRKWRVIADANNIDDPENLAAGTIVELPPLY; translated from the coding sequence ATGGGCGAGAGAAAACGGCTTTCCATGGAATTGTTTTTCGATACCTTTGAGGAAATGGCAGATGTCCGTCAATACACATCAAAAGTTGAAGAGCTGATGCTGGTAAATGCACAGGAGCACAGGCCTCCTGTATTAAGATTCAGCTGGAGCAGCCTTAGCTTTGACTGTGTCTTAGAAGATCTTGTCCAGAGGTTCACAGTCTTTGGTGATGACGGAACTCCCCTCAGGGCTATATGCAAAGTTGTCTTCAAGGAATATGCGACAGCCACAACACAGCTTTCAAATACAAGAAGAGAATCAGCAGACCATACAAAGCGGATGGCTTTAAGGGAGGGTGAAACCTTGTCCTCATTGTCAGCAAGAGAATACAATGACTGCAGGAAATGGAGAGTCATTGCAGATGCCAACAACATAGATGATCCTGAGAATCTGGCCGCAGGAACTATAGTAGAACTGCCGCCACTATATTAG